The sequence CCGGGTAGGCGGAGCTTCTTGGCATTGGTGGCGGTCTTGCGTTTGACTTCACGTTCAGCCTTGCGGCGGAGGCGTTCGTCCATCCGTTCCATGACCTGACCCAGCAGTGCCTTGCCGCGGTCCATATTGTCGGTGAGGAAGTGGTCGAAGTGATCGCGTACGGCGTTTTCGACCAATCGCGTTGCATCAGCGGAGGTCAGGCGGTCCTTGGTTTGGCTTTGAAACTGCGGGTCGCGGATGAAGAGCGACAGCATAATTTCGCTGCCCGCCATGATGTCATCAGCGGTCAGATCCTTGGCTTTCTTCGTGCCGGTTAGATCCCCGAAGGCACGCAGTCCTTTGGTTAGCGCAGCGCGCAGGCCTTGTTCGTGAGTGCCGCCATCCGGCGTAGGCACGGTGTTGCAATACCAGCTGGTAGAGCCTTCGGACCATAATGGCCAAGCGATGGCCCATTCGACGCGGCCTTTCAGCACACCGTCGGGGTCAGCGGGGAATTCCTGATTACCGGTGAAGGGTACTGCGGTAACGCATTCGCGGTCAGCGATTTGTTCGGCGAGGTGGTCGGCCAAACCGCCCGGAAATTGGAACGTGGCCTCTTCCGGCACATCTTCGCCCGCCAGTTCAGCTGCACACTTCCAACGAATTTCGACGCCTGCGAACAGGTAAGCCTTAGAGCGGGCGAGTTTGAACAAGCGCTTGGGCTTGAACTGACGGTCGCCGAAGATTTCGGTGTCGGGCGTAAAGGCAACCGTGGTGCCGCGCCGGTTGGGCGTTGCGCCCAGCTTCTCGATCTTGCCGAGCGTTTGGCCCTTAGAAAATTCCTGCGCGTAAAGCTGCTTGTCACGCGCGACTTCGACCCGCGTGTGGCTCGATAAGGCATTGACGACCGAGACGCCAACGCCGTGCAAACCGCCGCTCGTGGCATAGGCCTTGCCGGAGAACTTACCGCCGGAATGGAGTGTGGAGAGAATGACTTCGAGCGTTGATTTCCCGGGGAACTTTGGATGGTCATCAACCGGAATGCCGCGGCCATTATCGCTGACGGTCAAGCGATTGCCGGGCTCCAGTGTCACTTCGATGCGATTGGCATAGCCCGCGACAGCTTCATCCATCGCATTGTCGATCACTTCGGCGGCGAGGTGGTGTAACGCGCGCTCGTCGATCCCGCCGATATACATGCCGGGACGGCGCCGGACAGGCTCCAGCCCTTCGAGAACTTCGATCGAAGAACTATCGTAATTGCTGTTATCCGCGGGCGGATCTTTAAAAAGGTCGTCGGCCATGCAGTTGCTATATGCCCGCGATTCTATGGCTTACAAGCGGCGTTCTTGCTTTATCGCCAGCCGTCTCACTAGTCTTCGAAGCGGGAAGGCGCGGCATCGACGATCACGACCGAGCCTCGGCGCACTTCGCGGATCTCCATCGACCGCTCTGCAATGCCGTTCAGATTAAAGCGGAAAGGCCCGTCGAGGCCCAGAAAACCACTGCGATCGACCATCTCGCTAGTCGGGAAGCTTTCGCCGGGTTCCCAACCCTTGGAGGCTACCCGAAGTGCAAGCAGCACGCTGTCATAGCCAAGTGTCGAAATCCGGTAAGGCGCGCTGCCAAAGCGGGTGCGGTAGCTTTCCGAGAATTGCCGGTAGCGCTCGTCGGAGACAGCGGAGAATATGGAACCGCTCATCGCCGAAGCGCGGGTAACGGCAGAATCGCCGCTCCAAAGTTCCGTACCGATCAGTTGGATATCACCGCGTCCGCCGGGTTTGAGTTGAGCGGCGGCATTGGCGGACAGCCGCGCGCCATCGGCAATCAGCACACTGTCAAAGCCGCCGCGTGTCTTCAGCCGCTGCGCTGCGCCCACGATTGAGGTGTTGCCCCGGGCGTATCGCTCAACAGTCACCAAAGAGCCGCCATGCTTTGCTGCTGCGGCGCGGAAGGCAGCCTCAGCCCCGTTGCCGTAATCGCCAGTTGGAACCAGCGCCGCGAAACGGGTCGCGCCTTTTTTGCTGGCATATTCAACGGTGCGGTCAATCGACTGGCCCGGAACCTGACCAAGCAAATACACTCCGGCCGCAGAAGCCTTCGTATCATTGGAATAAGAGATTATCGGAACGCCAGCCGCGCGGGTTTCAGCCATCACCGATGGAATGTTCTCAGCGAGCAACGGGCCAAGAACAAGGGTGTTGTCATCGGCCATTGCTCGGCGTGCTGCATCGCGGGGGCGCGTGGCGGTATCGTAAGTCGTGATCCGCAGATTTGCGGCATTCGTATCGAGCAGAGCCATGGTCGTCGCATTGGCAATGGCTTGTCCCACACCGCCATTACGCCCCGACAGTGGTACGAGCAGCGCAACGCGGTGCCGCTGTTGGTCTTGTGGAAGAACTTCTGGTTCGAATACTGGTGTGGGTGCTGGCGCCGGTGCGGGCTCAACCGGAGCTGGCCCAGCGCCCCTTGGGATCACTGAACAAGCCCCCAACAACAGCGCGCTGCAGACCGCAAAGACTGTGCGCCTGTTTATTGAATCACCGAACATGCTTGCCGCTCCCCGCGTGGATAGTTCAAGAGGCTTCTGTGACCGAGACAGCACCACACCCCGAGCCACCAGAAAAATTGCCTCCCGGCCTGTATATAGTCGCAACCCCGATTGGCAATCTCGGGGACATCACAATGCGGGCACAGGATATTCTGGCGCGCTGTGCTGGTGTCGCTTGCGAGGATACGCGAGTGACGGGCAAGCTGATGAAGCATCTCGGCCTGTCAAAACCGCTCTGGCGCTATGATGACCATAGCGGAGAGAAAGACCGAGCACGGTTGGTGGATTCGATGCAGTCGCGCGCTGTGGCTTTGGTTAGCGATGCGGGAACGCCGCTGATCGCTGATCCGGGTTACCGGCTGGTGCAGGATGCGCGCGAGGCAGGCACTGCAGTCACAAGCATTCCGGGCCCTAATGCGATCACCACGGCGCTTACCCTGTCGGGCCT comes from Altererythrobacter sp. ZODW24 and encodes:
- the parE gene encoding DNA topoisomerase IV subunit B, whose translation is MADDLFKDPPADNSNYDSSSIEVLEGLEPVRRRPGMYIGGIDERALHHLAAEVIDNAMDEAVAGYANRIEVTLEPGNRLTVSDNGRGIPVDDHPKFPGKSTLEVILSTLHSGGKFSGKAYATSGGLHGVGVSVVNALSSHTRVEVARDKQLYAQEFSKGQTLGKIEKLGATPNRRGTTVAFTPDTEIFGDRQFKPKRLFKLARSKAYLFAGVEIRWKCAAELAGEDVPEEATFQFPGGLADHLAEQIADRECVTAVPFTGNQEFPADPDGVLKGRVEWAIAWPLWSEGSTSWYCNTVPTPDGGTHEQGLRAALTKGLRAFGDLTGTKKAKDLTADDIMAGSEIMLSLFIRDPQFQSQTKDRLTSADATRLVENAVRDHFDHFLTDNMDRGKALLGQVMERMDERLRRKAEREVKRKTATNAKKLRLPGKLTDCSGEGDGETEIFIVEGDSAGGSAKQARNRKTQAILPIRGKILNVASATPEKIAANSEIADLALALGCGTRKDCDAENLRYDRVVIMTDADVDGAHIATLLMTFFFQEMSDIVRKGHLFLAQPPLYRLVSGKESRYARDDEHREELEATVFKGKKVEVGRFKGLGEMNPGQLRETTMNPDTRSLIRITLPQEFEDRAVVTELVDRLMGRNPEHRFNFIQNRAGEVDRDLIDA
- a CDS encoding penicillin-binding protein activator, yielding MIPRGAGPAPVEPAPAPAPTPVFEPEVLPQDQQRHRVALLVPLSGRNGGVGQAIANATTMALLDTNAANLRITTYDTATRPRDAARRAMADDNTLVLGPLLAENIPSVMAETRAAGVPIISYSNDTKASAAGVYLLGQVPGQSIDRTVEYASKKGATRFAALVPTGDYGNGAEAAFRAAAAKHGGSLVTVERYARGNTSIVGAAQRLKTRGGFDSVLIADGARLSANAAAQLKPGGRGDIQLIGTELWSGDSAVTRASAMSGSIFSAVSDERYRQFSESYRTRFGSAPYRISTLGYDSVLLALRVASKGWEPGESFPTSEMVDRSGFLGLDGPFRFNLNGIAERSMEIREVRRGSVVIVDAAPSRFED